AGGACCTGGCGAGTGCTGGCCATGTAGTCGTGGATCTGTTTTTCGACCCGAGGGTGGATCATCTCCACCGGGCGCCGGCCGTTGGGGCAAGGCAGGCTCGGCGTGGTGCCGAACAGGCGGCAGATCAGCGGACGCTCGTCATACACGGTGCAACCGTTGGGCCCCAGGTGCACGCAGTTGAGCTCGTCCATGGCAGCTTCCTGCTCGGCAGCGGTCTTGCGCGGCAGGCGGGACATTTCCTCCGGCGAGGTGGTCACCGGGCCGCAGCAGTCGTGGCAGCCGGGAACGCACTCGAAAGAGGGAATCTGCTGACGCAGGCTGCGGACGATTTGACGGTTACAGCTCATGAAAAAGACTACCGGGGCATGAATAGCCGTGAATTCTGCCCTAAATGCCTGGCGGCAGACAGGACCGGGCGTCCTGCGGTTGCCCCGGCGCAAAGGCCCGACTTATGCTCCGCGCATTTTTACCGACACCATCATCAGGACGCATCCCATGCCCGCCAGCCTTCAGCACGCCGCTTCCTACTATGCCGCCAGCAGCCTGCCGCAACCTGACTACCCAGCGTTGGCGGGCGATCTGACAGCCGATGTGTGCGTGGTCGGGGGCGGTTTTTCCGGGCTCAACACCGCGCTGGAACTGGCCGAGCGTGGCCTCAGCGTGGTCCTGCTGGAGGCGCACAAGATCGGCTGGGGCGCCAGCGGGCGCAATGGCGGGCAGTTGATTCGCGGCGTCGGCCACGGCCTCGACCAGTTCACCAAGGTGATAGGCGAGGACGGAGTGCGGCAGATGAAGCTCATGGGGCTGGAGGCGGTGGAGATCGTCCGCCAACGCATCGAGCGTTTCCAGATCCCTTGCGACCTGACCTGGGGCTACTGCGACCTGGCCAACAAGCCGGCCGACCTTGCCGGCTTCGCCGAAGACGCCGAGGAACTGCGCAGCCTCGGCTATCGCCACCAGACCCGGCTGCTGCAGGCCGATGAAATGCACAGCGTGGTGGGTTCCAAGCGCTATGTTGGCGGCTTGATCGACATGGGTTCGGGCCACCTGCACCCGCTGAACCTGGCCCTGGGCGAAGCCCGGGCGGCGCAGCAACTGGGGGTGCAACTGTTCGAGCACTCTGCGGTGACCCGCATCGACTACGGCCCCGAGGTCAAGGTCCACAGCAGTCGCGGCACCGTCCGGGCCAAGACCCTGGTACTGGGCTGCAACGCCTACCTCAACGATCTCAATCCGGAGTTGGGGGGCAAGGTGCTTCCGGCCGGCAGCTACATCATCGCCACCGAACCCTTGAGCCCGGCCCTGGCCCAGGAACTGCTGCCGCAGAACATGGCGGTCTGCGACCAACGCGTGGCCCTGGACTACTACCGCCTTTCGGCTGACCGGCGCCTGCTGTTCGGGGGTGCCTGTCATTATTCGGGCCGTGACCCCAAGGACATCGCCGCCTACATGCGGCCGAAGATGCTGGAAGTGTTCCCGCAACTGGCCGCAGTGAAGATCGACTACCAGTGGGGCGGCATGATCGGCATCGGCGCCAACCGCCTGCCGCAGATCGGCCGGCTCAAGGACCAGCCCAATGTGTATTACGCCCAGGCCTATTCGGGCCACGGCCTGAATGCCACGCACCTGGCGGGCAAGCTGCTGGGCGAGGCCATCAGCGGCCAGCACGGCGGCGGTTTCGACCTCTTCGCCAAGGTGCCGCACATCACTTTCCCGGGCGGCAAGCATCTGCGCTCGCCGCTGCTGGCCCTGGGCATGCTCTGGCACCGCTTGAAGGAACTGCTCTGACCCTCCCCGTGGCTGCGCGGCGTCGGCCTACAGCCGCCAGAACGGCTTGAGACCTTCGGCCCGCGCCTCTTCCCGGCTCAGGCCGACATCGCGCAACTGCTCGGCAGTCAGCTCCAGCAACGCCTTGCGCGTGCGCAGCCGATGCCAGTACAGACCCAGCGGGCTCAGCCCAGGCGGTGCGGAGCGTGGCAGGCGTGCCGCCAGTGCCTGCTCCTGCTCTGCCTGCAGCTCCTGACTCCGTAACGACAGACGCACATCGCTCAAGCCGTTCATCTGTATTGCTCCTGTTTGCTCAAAGTTGCCATGAGCCAATAGGATGCTTGGTGCGCAAAAACCATTACAGACTCAATACAGCGGTATTAACTCCATACAGTTTTGCCAAAAATCCTGCTGAATCCTGTATTTTTGCCCCATCTGTACCGGTCCTCGCGCCCCCACTACGAGCCAATGCCATGACCCTCTACGTCAACCTCGCCGAACTCCTGGGCACCCGCATTGAGCAGGGCTTCTACCGCCCCGGCGATCGACTGCCCTCAGTGCGCGCCCTGAGCGTCGAGCACGGGGTCAGCCTGAGCACCGTGCAGCAGGCCTACCGCCTGCTGGAAGACAACGGCCTGGCGATGCCCAAGCCCAAGTCCGGCTACTTCGTGCCGCCCAGCCGCGAACTGCCCGCCCTGCCCGCCGTTGGCCGCCCGGCCCAGCGACCGGTAGAGATCTCGCAGTGGGACCAGGTGCTGGAACTGATTCGCGCCGTGCCGCGCAAGGACGTGGTGCAACTGGGCCGCGGCATGCCGGACATCACCACCCCCACCCTCAAGCCTCTGCTTCGGGCCCTGGCCCGCCTCAGCCGGCGCCAGGACATGCCAGGCCTGCACTACGACAACATTTACGGCGTGCTGGAGCTGCGCGAACAGGTCGCGCGACTGATGCTGGATTCCGGCTGCCAGCTGGGGGCCGGCGACCTGGTGATCACCACCGGCTGCCACGAGGCGCTGTCCACCAGCATTCGCGCCATCTGCGAGCCGGGGGATATCGTCGCCGTGGACTCGCCGAGCTTCCACGGCGCCATGCAGACCCTCAAGGGCCTGGGCATGAAGGCCCTGGAGATCCCCACCGACCCCATTACCGGAATCAGCCTGGAAGCTCTGGAACTGGCTTTGGAACAGTGGCCGATCAAGGCCATACAGTTGACGCCCAACTGCAACAACCCCCTGGGCTACATCATGCCGGAGCCGCGCAAGCGGGCACTGCTGACCCTGGCCCAGCGCTTCGACGTGGCGATCATCGAGGACGATGTGTATGGCGAACTGGCCTACACCTACCCGCGCCCGCGCACCATCAAGTCCTTCGACGATGATGGCCGGGTGCTGCTGTGCAGCTCGTTCTCGAAAACCCTGGCCCCAGGCCTGCGCATCGGCTGGGTAGCGCCCGGTCGCTACCTGGAACGTGTACTGCACATGAAATACATCAGCACCGGCTCCACGGCCCCGCAGCCCCAAGTAGCCATCGCCGAGTTTCTCAAGAGCGGGCACTTCGAGCCGCATTTGCGCAAAATGCGCACCCAATACCAGCGCAATCGTGACCTGATGCTCGATTGGGTCAGCCGCTACTTCCCCGCCGGCACTCGCGCCAGCCGGCCACAGGGCAGTTTCATGCTGTGGATCGAACTCCCCGAGGGCTTTGATGCTCTGAAGCTCAACCGAGTGCTGCTCGAGCAAGGGGTGCAGATTGCCGTGGGCAGCATCTTTTCCGCCTCGGGCAAGTACCGCAATTGCCTGCGGATGAACTACGCTGCCAAGCCAACCGCGCAGATCGAAGACGCGGTACGCAAGGTCGGCGCTGCAGCCATCAAGCTGCTCAGTGAAACCTCGGACTGACCCCGACCCGAAGCAGGAAGCCAGCCGTCCCATGCCAACCCGTGCCGTGATGCGAGATGACCTGACTTGAACCCTATACAGGCCTTCACCTGGCTTCTGCTGCTGAGCCTCGGGCTGGGCGGCTGCGCTACCCGCGAGGTGCCGTACCAACCCAGCCAGGCCCTGCCCGCCCGTGATTCGGGCTTTGCCCAGTCGATCCGGGCCCAGGCCGCACCCTACCAGGGGCGTTCCGGCTTTCGCCTGCTACCCAACAGCACCGAAGCGTTCATGGCCCGCGCCGAGCTGATCCGCAACGCGCAAAGCAGCCTCGACCTGCAGTACTACATCGTCCACGACGGCATCAGCACCCGCATGCTGGTGGACGAGCTGCTCAAGGCCGCCGACCGTGGCGTGCGGGTACGCATCCTGCTGGACGACACCACCAGCGACGGCCTGGACCAGATCATCGCCACCCTGGCCGCCCACCCGCAGATCCAGATCCGCCTGTTCAACCCTCTGCACCTGGGCCGCAGCACCGGCCTGACCCGGGCCATGGGCCGCCTGTTCAACCTGTCGCAGCAGCATCGGCGGATGCACAACAAGCTCTGGCTGGCAGACAACAGCGTGGCCATCGTGGGCGGGCGCAACCTGGGGGATGAATACTTCGACGCCCAGCCCAACCTGAATTTCACCGACATCGACATGTTCAGCGTGGGTCCGGTGGCCGAGCAACTGGGCCACAGCTTCGACCAGTACTGGAACAGCGCCCTGAGCCGCCCCATCGGCGAGTTCCTGTCCAGCACACCTTCCACCAAGGCGCTGGACAACACCCGGCTGCGCCTCGAGGAATCCTTGCAGGACAGCCGCCGGCAGAACCAGGCGCTGTACCGGCAGTTAATGACCTACCAGACCCAGCCGCGCATGGACATCTGGCGCAAGGAACTGATCTGGGCCTGGAACCAGGCCCTGTGGGACGCTCCGGCCAAGGTCCTGGCCAAGGGTGACCCCGACCCGCACCTGCTGCTCACCACCCAGCTGGCACCGGAACTGAGCGGGGTCGGCAAGGAGCTGATCATGATCTCGGCCTACTTCGTTCCGGGGCAGCCTGGGCTGGTGTACCTGACCGGGCGCGCGGACGCCGGAGTCTCGGTGAGCCTGTTGACCAACTCCCTGGAAGCCACCGACGTGCCAGTGGTGCATGGCGGCTATGCGCCCTATCGCAAGGCATTGCTGGAACATGGAGTGAAGCTCTACGAACTGCGCCGACAACCCGGCGAGCGCGGTGGCAGCGGGCCGCACCTGTTCCACAGCGGCTCCTACAAGGGCTCCGACTCCAGCCTGCACAGCAAGGCGATGATCTTCGACCGACGAAAGAGCTTCATCGGCTCGTTCAACTTCGACCCCCGTTCGGTGCTGTGGAACACCGAGGTCGGGGTGCTGGTGGACAGCCCCGAGCTGGCTGAACATGTCCGCGCCCTGGCCCTGCAGGGGATGGCGCCGGCCCTGAGCTACCAGGTCAAGCTGCTGGACGGCAAGCTGGTCTGGGTGACCGAGGACCAGGGCCAGTTGCACAGCCTGGGCCATGAACCCGGTAACTGGTGGCGCCGCTTCAATGCCTGGCTGAGCACCCGCATCGGCCTGGAACGCATGCTCTGAGTGGCTACAACGCAGCCTGGGCTTCGCCAAAGGCCCCCTGGCGCAGCAGCAGGACAAGCAAGCCAAAAGCCCCGGCCGCCACCAGCAGCAACATGGCGTGGCCGCTCACCCACTGGCTGCCGGCCCCTGCCACCAGCGGCCCGATCAGGCAGCCAATGCCCCAGAGCTGCGCCACATGGGCATTGGCCCGCACCAGTGCATCATCGCGGTAACGCTCCCCGATCAGGATCAGCGACAAGGTGAACAAGCCCCCGGCGCTGGCCCCGAACAACACCCACAGTGGCCAGATCAGCACGGTG
The DNA window shown above is from Pseudomonas protegens CHA0 and carries:
- a CDS encoding NAD(P)/FAD-dependent oxidoreductase, with the translated sequence MPASLQHAASYYAASSLPQPDYPALAGDLTADVCVVGGGFSGLNTALELAERGLSVVLLEAHKIGWGASGRNGGQLIRGVGHGLDQFTKVIGEDGVRQMKLMGLEAVEIVRQRIERFQIPCDLTWGYCDLANKPADLAGFAEDAEELRSLGYRHQTRLLQADEMHSVVGSKRYVGGLIDMGSGHLHPLNLALGEARAAQQLGVQLFEHSAVTRIDYGPEVKVHSSRGTVRAKTLVLGCNAYLNDLNPELGGKVLPAGSYIIATEPLSPALAQELLPQNMAVCDQRVALDYYRLSADRRLLFGGACHYSGRDPKDIAAYMRPKMLEVFPQLAAVKIDYQWGGMIGIGANRLPQIGRLKDQPNVYYAQAYSGHGLNATHLAGKLLGEAISGQHGGGFDLFAKVPHITFPGGKHLRSPLLALGMLWHRLKELL
- a CDS encoding DUF1127 domain-containing protein is translated as MNGLSDVRLSLRSQELQAEQEQALAARLPRSAPPGLSPLGLYWHRLRTRKALLELTAEQLRDVGLSREEARAEGLKPFWRL
- a CDS encoding phospholipase D family protein encodes the protein MNPIQAFTWLLLLSLGLGGCATREVPYQPSQALPARDSGFAQSIRAQAAPYQGRSGFRLLPNSTEAFMARAELIRNAQSSLDLQYYIVHDGISTRMLVDELLKAADRGVRVRILLDDTTSDGLDQIIATLAAHPQIQIRLFNPLHLGRSTGLTRAMGRLFNLSQQHRRMHNKLWLADNSVAIVGGRNLGDEYFDAQPNLNFTDIDMFSVGPVAEQLGHSFDQYWNSALSRPIGEFLSSTPSTKALDNTRLRLEESLQDSRRQNQALYRQLMTYQTQPRMDIWRKELIWAWNQALWDAPAKVLAKGDPDPHLLLTTQLAPELSGVGKELIMISAYFVPGQPGLVYLTGRADAGVSVSLLTNSLEATDVPVVHGGYAPYRKALLEHGVKLYELRRQPGERGGSGPHLFHSGSYKGSDSSLHSKAMIFDRRKSFIGSFNFDPRSVLWNTEVGVLVDSPELAEHVRALALQGMAPALSYQVKLLDGKLVWVTEDQGQLHSLGHEPGNWWRRFNAWLSTRIGLERML
- a CDS encoding YkgJ family cysteine cluster protein, yielding MSCNRQIVRSLRQQIPSFECVPGCHDCCGPVTTSPEEMSRLPRKTAAEQEAAMDELNCVHLGPNGCTVYDERPLICRLFGTTPSLPCPNGRRPVEMIHPRVEKQIHDYMASTRQVLV
- a CDS encoding PLP-dependent aminotransferase family protein — encoded protein: MTLYVNLAELLGTRIEQGFYRPGDRLPSVRALSVEHGVSLSTVQQAYRLLEDNGLAMPKPKSGYFVPPSRELPALPAVGRPAQRPVEISQWDQVLELIRAVPRKDVVQLGRGMPDITTPTLKPLLRALARLSRRQDMPGLHYDNIYGVLELREQVARLMLDSGCQLGAGDLVITTGCHEALSTSIRAICEPGDIVAVDSPSFHGAMQTLKGLGMKALEIPTDPITGISLEALELALEQWPIKAIQLTPNCNNPLGYIMPEPRKRALLTLAQRFDVAIIEDDVYGELAYTYPRPRTIKSFDDDGRVLLCSSFSKTLAPGLRIGWVAPGRYLERVLHMKYISTGSTAPQPQVAIAEFLKSGHFEPHLRKMRTQYQRNRDLMLDWVSRYFPAGTRASRPQGSFMLWIELPEGFDALKLNRVLLEQGVQIAVGSIFSASGKYRNCLRMNYAAKPTAQIEDAVRKVGAAAIKLLSETSD